One Nicotiana sylvestris chromosome 12, ASM39365v2, whole genome shotgun sequence genomic window carries:
- the LOC138882756 gene encoding uncharacterized protein yields the protein MIQGGGAQPRCYALPARTEAESSDIVITGTILVFNRNSSVLFDPGSTYSYVSSYFAPNLVMPSEALSIPVYVSTPVGNSIVVDRVHRSCVVVFRGLKTRVDFFLLDMVDFDVILGMDWLSPYHEILDCHAKTVTLALLDLPH from the coding sequence atgattcagggaggtggggcccagccccgttgttatgccttgccagccaggacagaggctgagtcatcagatattgtgattacaggtactattctggtctttAATAGGAATTCTTCTGtactatttgatcccggatctacgtattcatatgtgtcgtcctattttgcacccaatttggttatgcctagtgaggccttgagtattcctgtatatgtgtctacaccagtggggaATTCTATAGTGGTGGACCGGGTTCATCGTTCCTGTGTTGTGGTATTCAGGGGTCTTAAGACCCGTGTTGACTTTTTTCTcttggatatggtggatttcgacgtcatattagggatggattggttgtccccgtatcatgagatcttggattgccatgccaagaccgtgaccttggcATTGCTAGATTTGCCCCATtaa